In Pedobacter sp. W3I1, one DNA window encodes the following:
- a CDS encoding putative quinol monooxygenase, with protein MEKELIVKWKIKESETPRILTLLAELVEKTRNETGNISYHIYQSVENANELILHERYVDADAVEIHKASDHYQQTVLEQIIPHLEIREVNILKKLF; from the coding sequence ATGGAAAAAGAACTTATTGTAAAATGGAAAATTAAGGAGAGCGAAACGCCAAGAATTTTGACGCTGCTGGCAGAACTGGTTGAAAAGACCAGAAATGAAACAGGCAATATCTCCTATCACATCTATCAATCGGTAGAGAATGCCAACGAGCTTATTTTACATGAGCGCTATGTAGATGCTGATGCCGTGGAGATACACAAAGCTTCTGATCATTATCAACAAACGGTACTTGAACAGATCATTCCACATTTAGAAATCCGCGAAGTTAACATCTTAAAAAAACTTTTTTAA
- a CDS encoding NAD(P)-dependent oxidoreductase, with protein MKKILVFGGSGGTGKHFIEQALNAGCTVTAIIRNPYDFTMVHQNLKVIKGDVLIPKTYEKEFDEHEAVVSCLGIPKIQQTTLYSSGIRNIVNMMEKSNSKRLICISSGALDIPPNSSFIMTFLLRNVLQKLYKPIYSDMRMMEGIIKMSGLDWTIVRAPKLTNGKATGQYRNITGLPLGGIPKISRADLAAFIFTHIIDRGTFKSTVDVAY; from the coding sequence ATGAAAAAAATTCTTGTATTTGGTGGGTCTGGTGGAACTGGAAAACATTTTATTGAACAGGCGCTAAACGCTGGATGTACGGTAACAGCTATCATTAGAAATCCCTATGATTTTACAATGGTACATCAAAATTTAAAGGTTATTAAAGGAGATGTTTTAATACCAAAAACCTATGAGAAAGAGTTTGATGAGCATGAAGCAGTAGTTTCTTGCCTGGGAATTCCTAAAATCCAGCAAACCACCTTGTACTCGTCAGGTATCCGCAATATTGTGAACATGATGGAGAAGTCGAACTCTAAACGCCTAATCTGTATTTCCTCAGGCGCATTAGACATCCCGCCTAACAGCTCGTTTATCATGACTTTTCTATTGCGGAATGTTTTACAAAAGCTCTATAAGCCAATATATAGTGATATGCGTATGATGGAAGGAATAATAAAGATGTCTGGGTTAGATTGGACAATCGTTCGCGCACCAAAACTAACAAACGGCAAAGCAACAGGACAATATAGAAATATAACTGGTCTGCCGCTAGGTGGTATTCCGAAGATCTCGCGCGCTGATTTAGCAGCTTTTATATTTACACATATCATAGACAGGGGGACATTTAAAAGTACAGTTGATGTCGCCTATTAA
- a CDS encoding heme-binding protein codes for MNITSAQSDRIIAAAKAKAIEIAIPMSIAIVDEGANLKAFYRMDDAMLGSTDIAIKKAKTSRLFNINSGEIGKQSQPGGDLYSIEHSNDGLITFVGGILLKNHQGETVGAIGVSGGSLKQDEEVAAAGAAAL; via the coding sequence ATGAACATTACATCAGCGCAGTCAGACCGCATTATTGCAGCAGCAAAGGCAAAAGCAATAGAAATTGCAATTCCAATGAGCATTGCCATTGTAGATGAAGGCGCTAACCTAAAGGCCTTTTACCGGATGGATGATGCCATGCTGGGTTCTACTGATATTGCCATAAAGAAGGCAAAAACCTCACGCCTTTTTAACATCAACTCTGGCGAAATTGGAAAACAGTCGCAACCCGGAGGTGACCTGTACAGCATTGAACATTCAAACGATGGTTTGATCACTTTCGTAGGAGGCATACTTTTAAAAAACCACCAGGGCGAAACTGTTGGGGCAATTGGTGTATCTGGCGGCTCCCTTAAACAAGATGAGGAAGTTGCAGCAGCAGGTGCTGCAGCCTTATAA
- a CDS encoding helix-turn-helix domain-containing protein, with translation MNEVKETSTIQLNKQTVFKLCPVTYVMEKIGSYWKPIIIFHLMSGSKRYGELKKAMPHITEKMLAQHLRQLEADRLISRVALPVVPPHVTYSLTDAGQALRPVLYAMANWAIEDGQKRDEPLFKTMEQFPA, from the coding sequence ATGAACGAAGTTAAAGAGACATCCACCATACAATTAAATAAGCAAACGGTCTTTAAATTATGCCCCGTAACCTATGTTATGGAAAAAATTGGTAGTTATTGGAAGCCCATCATCATCTTCCACCTTATGTCCGGATCGAAACGGTATGGAGAGTTGAAAAAGGCAATGCCCCATATTACGGAGAAGATGCTTGCACAACATTTGAGGCAACTTGAAGCAGACAGACTCATCTCAAGAGTAGCGTTGCCTGTAGTACCGCCACATGTTACTTATAGCCTGACGGATGCAGGGCAGGCTTTGCGGCCAGTGTTATACGCGATGGCAAACTGGGCAATTGAAGACGGGCAAAAAAGGGATGAACCACTTTTTAAAACGATGGAACAATTTCCGGCATAA
- a CDS encoding ferritin-like domain-containing protein has protein sequence MANTKAAAKGAAKTGKIEDTEFHEFFVDELKDIYWAEKHLAKALPKLQKASTSPELAAAFEKHAVETEGHIATLEEVFELLEEKPVAKKCDAMAGLLEEANGIISDTDKGTMIRDAGLILAAQKVEHYEIATYGTLRVFAQNIGRDDVVELLTQTLENEKATDVALTEIAVGAVNAQAVSE, from the coding sequence ATGGCAAATACAAAAGCAGCTGCCAAAGGCGCAGCAAAAACCGGAAAAATTGAGGACACTGAATTTCATGAATTCTTTGTCGATGAGTTAAAGGATATCTATTGGGCAGAAAAACACCTGGCTAAGGCATTACCGAAACTTCAAAAGGCATCAACAAGCCCTGAACTGGCAGCAGCCTTTGAAAAACATGCTGTAGAGACAGAGGGACACATTGCTACTCTGGAGGAAGTATTTGAATTATTGGAAGAAAAACCTGTAGCAAAAAAATGTGATGCGATGGCGGGGCTTCTGGAAGAAGCGAACGGGATTATTTCGGACACAGATAAGGGAACTATGATCCGCGATGCCGGGCTCATTTTGGCCGCACAGAAGGTGGAACACTATGAAATTGCCACTTATGGAACCTTACGGGTATTTGCCCAAAATATTGGCCGTGATGATGTTGTTGAACTTTTAACCCAGACACTGGAAAATGAAAAAGCAACGGATGTCGCGCTGACCGAAATTGCAGTCGGGGCAGTAAACGCACAAGCGGTTTCTGAATAA
- a CDS encoding Crp/Fnr family transcriptional regulator: protein MLKYYMSPQDILKQHLAKTITLTDAEFDYFYSHFKPLSFKKGQAIISVGDRVECEYFVLEGCLKTFYINDDQKMFILQFAMPTWWASDFNSLYNGDVATINLDCVTDAEVLCLSSEDRERLCREIYPLEYFFRWRSNRGYVASQKRLLSFMNNDAKTRYEELLAMYPHLYNIVPKQLIAAYLGVSRETLSRLY, encoded by the coding sequence ATGCTTAAGTATTATATGTCTCCACAGGATATCTTAAAACAACACCTCGCTAAAACCATTACCCTTACAGATGCGGAGTTCGATTATTTTTACTCGCATTTTAAACCGCTTTCATTTAAAAAAGGCCAGGCCATAATCAGTGTAGGCGATCGCGTAGAATGTGAGTATTTTGTGCTGGAAGGATGCCTGAAGACTTTTTATATCAACGACGATCAGAAAATGTTCATCCTTCAGTTTGCAATGCCCACCTGGTGGGCATCAGATTTTAATTCGTTATATAATGGAGATGTGGCAACCATCAATCTTGATTGTGTTACCGATGCAGAAGTGCTGTGCCTGTCAAGTGAGGATAGGGAAAGGCTGTGCAGGGAAATTTATCCATTGGAATACTTTTTCCGCTGGCGTTCTAATAGGGGATATGTAGCTTCTCAGAAAAGGTTACTATCATTTATGAACAACGATGCTAAAACCCGCTATGAAGAATTGCTGGCCATGTATCCTCATCTATATAATATAGTCCCCAAACAGCTCATTGCGGCCTATCTGGGCGTTTCTCGCGAAACATTGAGCCGTTTGTACTAA
- a CDS encoding Hsp20/alpha crystallin family protein yields the protein MTLVKFNPEKKNSSLLPGFNDIFESVLGDTFFTDRRLSSVPAVNISESNEEYHIELAAPGLKKEDFKVSVERDMLTISTEQRIENNSEGKIYNRREYSYAAFTRSFTLPESADPERIQAAYTDGILKLNIPKKEEAKAISRQIEIQ from the coding sequence ATGACATTGGTTAAATTCAATCCAGAAAAAAAGAACAGTTCATTATTGCCAGGCTTTAATGACATCTTCGAATCAGTATTAGGTGATACCTTTTTTACCGACCGTCGTTTAAGCAGCGTACCTGCTGTCAACATTTCTGAGTCAAATGAAGAGTACCACATCGAACTTGCGGCACCTGGATTAAAGAAAGAAGATTTCAAGGTATCCGTAGAAAGGGATATGCTGACAATTTCTACCGAGCAGCGTATAGAAAACAATAGTGAAGGCAAAATCTATAACAGAAGAGAGTATAGCTACGCTGCATTTACCAGATCATTCACCCTTCCAGAGAGTGCCGACCCTGAGCGCATCCAGGCCGCTTATACAGATGGTATACTCAAACTCAACATTCCAAAAAAGGAAGAAGCAAAAGCGATCTCCAGACAGATCGAAATACAGTAA
- a CDS encoding helix-turn-helix domain-containing protein, whose amino-acid sequence MSVPITVKNKIQENKMLKVSPFRKGVRTTAPHKHNSYFEIIYLSSGTGYHYIDSQAFEIFPNSVFFVRKEQMHYWELTSEPEGFVAIIKKGFIDQSIDREISRLLLQLSRNAVLQLKNAASVNKIFQLLVDEIDVAGDLSNTVVEGLLKALLAKIQSGGELLPAGRKQGGNGLCYQFREILSQEKQLKNSVAHYAGKLNTSPQNLNLACKKEMNISASVVLSEFIINEAKRLLIYTDNTVAEISFDLSFNDTSHFVKYFKRFTGFTPQNYRASLI is encoded by the coding sequence ATGAGCGTACCGATTACGGTTAAAAACAAGATTCAGGAAAATAAGATGCTTAAGGTGTCGCCTTTTAGAAAAGGGGTACGCACCACCGCACCGCATAAGCACAATAGCTATTTCGAAATTATCTATCTATCCAGTGGAACCGGTTATCATTATATAGATTCACAGGCTTTTGAAATCTTTCCCAATAGCGTTTTTTTCGTAAGGAAGGAACAAATGCATTACTGGGAGCTTACATCCGAACCGGAGGGCTTTGTTGCCATCATTAAAAAGGGTTTTATTGATCAGAGTATCGACAGGGAGATTAGCAGGCTATTGCTGCAATTAAGCCGGAATGCCGTATTACAATTGAAAAATGCAGCATCCGTTAATAAGATCTTTCAATTGCTTGTAGATGAGATTGATGTAGCAGGTGATTTATCTAATACAGTGGTAGAAGGATTATTAAAGGCTTTGTTAGCCAAGATCCAGTCGGGAGGGGAACTATTGCCGGCAGGCAGAAAACAAGGTGGCAATGGCCTGTGTTATCAGTTTCGGGAAATTTTGAGTCAGGAAAAACAGTTAAAAAACAGTGTTGCCCATTATGCTGGTAAATTGAATACCTCTCCACAGAACCTCAATCTGGCATGTAAGAAAGAAATGAATATCTCTGCTTCGGTGGTACTTTCAGAATTCATCATCAATGAAGCTAAACGCTTGCTCATCTATACGGATAATACGGTAGCAGAAATAAGCTTCGACCTCAGTTTCAATGACACATCGCATTTCGTGAAGTATTTTAAGCGTTTTACCGGTTTCACGCCCCAAAATTATCGTGCAAGTCTTATTTAA
- a CDS encoding alpha/beta hydrolase gives MKTIKFYALSLLALVLNTGIYAQNPDTEKPTIIFVHGIWADGSSFSYQISALQAKGYQVISVQNPITSLADDVAATQRAINQVKGKVILVGHSWGGFVITQAGNDPKVVGMVYLAAYGPDLGESLLAVSANGPKTELTKYLTPTNGFVYISEEGVKSVFANDLNQKQQALVYATQTPAFHTVFEDKSAAPAWKNKPSWYVVATNDKTISPDLERFMAKRMKAKTIEIASGHVIMISNAKEVLKVIEEAANAK, from the coding sequence ATGAAAACAATAAAATTTTATGCGCTGTCACTATTAGCCTTAGTGCTTAACACAGGCATCTATGCACAAAATCCGGATACCGAAAAACCAACCATAATTTTTGTACACGGTATATGGGCCGATGGTTCCAGCTTCTCTTATCAAATTAGTGCCTTACAGGCAAAAGGATATCAGGTAATTTCTGTACAAAACCCAATAACCTCTTTAGCTGACGACGTTGCCGCTACCCAAAGAGCAATTAACCAGGTTAAAGGTAAAGTGATATTGGTTGGCCACTCCTGGGGAGGTTTTGTGATTACCCAGGCCGGTAACGATCCTAAAGTTGTAGGCATGGTTTACCTGGCTGCTTATGGACCAGATTTAGGCGAATCGCTTTTAGCCGTATCTGCAAATGGCCCAAAAACTGAACTTACCAAATACCTAACGCCAACAAACGGTTTTGTTTATATCTCTGAGGAGGGCGTGAAATCGGTATTCGCTAACGACCTGAACCAGAAACAACAGGCATTGGTTTATGCTACACAAACCCCAGCCTTCCATACCGTATTTGAAGATAAAAGCGCTGCACCTGCATGGAAAAATAAACCAAGCTGGTATGTGGTAGCCACAAACGATAAAACGATATCGCCAGATCTGGAACGTTTTATGGCAAAAAGAATGAAAGCCAAAACCATTGAGATTGCATCAGGCCACGTGATCATGATTTCGAATGCCAAAGAAGTATTAAAAGTAATTGAAGAAGCAGCAAACGCGAAATAA
- a CDS encoding type 1 glutamine amidotransferase domain-containing protein, translating to MSKKILIIVSNAKVIGPKNRKTGVFLDEVAHPYVAFDDAGYLIDFASITGEVPNLDNMEAKNETSNARFLEEGGWEKMQHNSKLSEVDATIYDAIFVPGGLAPMVDMPENELLKKVIAETYERKAVVGAVCHGPVSLLNVKLSDGTFLLKDKNITSFTNEEENNYAKDDVPFLLESALTEQGGKFHAAAPWSDHSIADGNLVTGQNPASARGTAQKVIALLEA from the coding sequence ATGTCAAAAAAAATATTAATTATCGTTTCCAATGCTAAAGTAATTGGACCAAAAAACAGAAAAACAGGTGTATTTCTTGATGAAGTAGCCCACCCTTATGTAGCATTTGATGATGCAGGTTATCTGATCGACTTTGCAAGTATTACCGGAGAGGTGCCAAACCTTGATAATATGGAGGCAAAAAACGAAACATCCAATGCCCGGTTCCTTGAGGAAGGCGGATGGGAAAAAATGCAGCATAACAGCAAGCTTTCGGAGGTAGATGCAACGATTTATGATGCCATTTTTGTTCCAGGAGGTTTAGCGCCTATGGTTGATATGCCTGAAAATGAACTGTTAAAAAAGGTAATTGCCGAGACCTACGAAAGAAAAGCAGTGGTTGGTGCCGTATGCCATGGCCCGGTATCGCTACTGAATGTAAAACTTAGCGATGGAACTTTCTTGCTAAAGGACAAAAATATCACCTCTTTTACCAACGAAGAAGAAAATAACTATGCAAAGGATGATGTTCCGTTCTTGCTTGAAAGCGCACTTACTGAGCAAGGAGGCAAATTTCATGCAGCAGCGCCATGGTCAGACCATAGCATTGCTGATGGAAACCTGGTAACCGGTCAAAATCCTGCATCTGCACGTGGTACCGCCCAAAAAGTAATCGCATTATTGGAAGCATAA